From the genome of Labrus bergylta chromosome 4, fLabBer1.1, whole genome shotgun sequence, one region includes:
- the kdsr gene encoding 3-dehydrosphinganine reductase, with protein sequence MSSEEALSSTITDWIFINSWWLLLPFIMLLVVAAFIVAFVLLLYMISPLISPKPLKLNGAHVVVTGGSSGIGKSIAVECYKQGAFITLVARDEAKLLQAKKEVEKFAINDKQVVLCISVDVSSDYSQVESVIKQAQEKLGPVDMLVNCAGTSISAKFEEMEVDRFKKLMEVNYLGSVYPTRAVITTMKERRMGRIMFVSSQAGQIGLFGYTAYSPSKFALRGLAESLQMEIKPYNIYVTVAYPPDTDTPGLAEENKTKPLETKLISETSGVCQPDQVAKIIVRDAVQGNFNSSVGPDGYMLSALTCGMSPVTSITEGLQQIVTMGLFRTIALFYLGSFDSIVRRCMIQREQSKAADKRE encoded by the exons ATGTCCTCTGAAGAAGCGCTGAGCTCAACGATCACGGATTGGATTTTCATCAATTCCTGGTGGCTCCTTCTGCCGTTCATCATGCTCCTTGTGGTTGCTGCCTTCATCGTTGCCTTTGTGCTGTTGTTATACATGATATCGCCTCTTATAAGCCCCAAACCTCTGAAACTCAACGGGGCCCACGTCGTG GTGACAGGAGGCTCAAGTGGGATTGGTAAAAGTATTGCAGTTGAGTGCTACAAGCAAGGAGCATTCATCACTTTGGTGGCACGGGATGAG GCAAAATTGCTTCAAGCGAAGAAAGAGGTGGAGAAATTTGCCATCAATGATAAACAG GTGGTTCTCTGCATATCAGTGGATGTTTCCAGTGATTATAGCCAGGTGGAAAGTGTGATAAAACAG GCCCAAGAGAAGCTTGGACCAGTTGATATGTTGGTGAACTGCGCTGGAACTTCCATTTCTGCGAAGTTTGAGGAAATGGAAGTGGATCGTTTCAAA aaactgATGGAAGTGAACTACTTGGGCAGCGTTTACCCGACACGAGCCGTCATCACCACaatgaaggagaggagaatGGGCCGCATCATGTTTGTGTCCTCCCAAGCAGGCCAGATTGGCCTGTTTGGATACACCGCTTACTCTCCATCCAAGTTTGCCCTGCGTGGCTTAGCAGAGTCGCTGCAGATGGAG ATAAAGCCATACAATATCTATGTGACTGTGGCCTACCCCCCTGATACTGACACTCCAGGATTGGctgaagaaaacaagacaaag cctctcGAGACCAAGTTAATCTCTGAAACATCTGGCGTTTGCCAACCAGACCAAGTGGCCAAAATCATTGTTCGGGATGCAGTG CAGGGGAACTTCAACAGCTCTGTGGGACCTGATGGTTACATGCTGTCAGCCCTCACCTGTGGAATGTCACCTGTCACCTCCATCACAGAAGGTCTCCAACAG ATTGTTACCATGGGATTATTTCGGACCATCGCCCTCTTCTACCTTGGAAGTTTTGACAGCATTGTGCGCCGCTGCATGATTCAGAGGGAGCAGTCGAAAGCAGCTGACAAGAGGGAGTAA
- the vps4b gene encoding vacuolar protein sorting-associated protein 4B isoform X1: MEPTTLQKAIAVAQKASQEDEAGNYDEAIRSYQHAVKYFLHIVKREPQGKDGNQKIRDKCKLYLDRVEELQEYLEKKEKAIDLASKAAQEDKAQNYEEALRLYQAAVQYFLHVVKYEAQGDKARQSIRAKCVEYLDRAEKLKEYLKKKEKAPPAKPVKESQSDDKGNESDEGDDPEKKKFQNQLSGAIVMEKPNIKWSDVAGLEGAKEALKEAVILPIKFPHLFTGKRTPWRGILLFGPPGTGKSYLAKAVATEANNSTFFSISSSDLVSKWLGESEKLVKNLFSLAREHKPSIIFIDEIDSLCGSRSENESEAARRIKTEFLVQMQGVGNDNEGILVLGATNIPWTLDSAIRRRFEKRIYIPLPEEHARSFMFKLHLGSTPSSLSDSDYVTLGKKTDGYSGADISVIVRDALMQPVRKVQSATHFKRVRGPSPTDPDIVKDDLLTPCSPGDPNAIEMTWMEVPGEKLLEPIVCMPDMMRSLANTKPTVNEHDLDKLKKFTEDFGQEG; encoded by the exons ATGGAGCCAACAACTCTACAG aaagCTATTGCAGTGGCACAGAAGGCCTCACAGGAGGACGAGGCTGGGAACTATGATGAGGCCATACGCTCTTACCAACATGCTGTCAAGTACTTTCTTCATATTGTAAAGC GTGAACCCCAGGGTAAAGATGGCAACCAGAAGATCAGAGATAAATGCAAACTATACCTGGACCGAGTGGAGGAACTGCAAGAGTACTTAGAGAAGAAAGAG AAAGCAATTGATCTTGCGAGCAAGGCGGCTCAGGAGGATAAAGCTCAGAACTATGAGGAGGCGCTGCGTTTGTACCAAGCTGCTGTTCAGTACTTTCTCCATGTGGTGAAAT ATGAAGCTCAGGGGGACAAAGCGAGACAAAGCATCCGGGCGAAATGTGTGGAATACTTGGACAGAGCAGAGAAGTTGAAGGAGTATctaaagaagaaagagaaagctCCTCCTGCTAAGCCGGTCAAAgagtcccagtctgatgacaaAGG GAATGAAAGCGATGAAGGTGATGATCCAGAGAAAAAGAAGTTCCAGAACCAACTCTcag GTGCAATCGTCATGGAGAAACCAAACATCAAATGGAGTGACGTCGCTGGTTTAGAGGGAGCTAAGGAGGCCCTTAAGGAAGCCGTTATTCTCCCGATCAAATTCCCCCACCTTTtcacag GAAAGAGAACTCCTTGGAGAGGGATCTTGCTCTTCGGACCTCCCGGAACAGGAAAGTCCTATCTGGCTAAAGCCGTTGCCACAGAGGCAAACAACTCCACcttcttctccatctcctcatctGACCTTGTCTCCAAATGGCTGGGAGAGAGTGAAAA GTTGGTGAAGAATCTGTTTAGCCTTGCAAGGGAGCACAAGCCCTCTATCATCTTCATCGATGAGATTGACTCCCTGTGTGGCTCAAGAAGTGAGAACGAGAGTGAGGCTGCTCGCCGTATTAAGACAGAGTTTCTGGTTCAGATGCAAG GTGTCGGAAATGACAATGAAGGAATTCTTGTACTTGGGGCCACAAATATCCCGTGGACCCTCGACTCAGCCATCAGGAGAAG ATTTGAGAAGAGGATCTACATCCCACTGCCTGAAGAGCATGCCCGCTCCTTTATGTTCAAGCTCCACCTGGGCTCCACCCCCAGCAGTCTCTCTGATTCTGACTATGTCACTCTGGGAAAGAAGACGGACGGTTACTCAGGAGCTGATATCAGCGTCATTGTAAGAGATGCTTTGATGCAGCCTGTGCGAAAGGTCCAATCAGCAACCCACTTCAAACGG GTACGGGGTCCATCCCCAACCGACCCTGACATTGTCAAAGACGACCTCTTGACTCCCTGCTCACCAGGCGATCCCAACGCCATTGAAATGACATGGATGGAGGTCCCTGGGGAGAAGTTACTGGAACCTATAGTATGCATG CCTGACATGATGAGGTCTCTGGCCAACACAAAGCCTACAGTCAATGAGCATGATctggacaaactgaaaaaaTTCACAGAGGACTTTGGACAGGAGGGTTAG
- the vps4b gene encoding vacuolar protein sorting-associated protein 4B isoform X2 — MATNNNLQKAIDLASKAAQEDKAQNYEEALRLYQAAVQYFLHVVKYEAQGDKARQSIRAKCVEYLDRAEKLKEYLKKKEKAPPAKPVKESQSDDKGNESDEGDDPEKKKFQNQLSGAIVMEKPNIKWSDVAGLEGAKEALKEAVILPIKFPHLFTGKRTPWRGILLFGPPGTGKSYLAKAVATEANNSTFFSISSSDLVSKWLGESEKLVKNLFSLAREHKPSIIFIDEIDSLCGSRSENESEAARRIKTEFLVQMQGVGNDNEGILVLGATNIPWTLDSAIRRRFEKRIYIPLPEEHARSFMFKLHLGSTPSSLSDSDYVTLGKKTDGYSGADISVIVRDALMQPVRKVQSATHFKRVRGPSPTDPDIVKDDLLTPCSPGDPNAIEMTWMEVPGEKLLEPIVCMPDMMRSLANTKPTVNEHDLDKLKKFTEDFGQEG, encoded by the exons ATGGCTACCAACAATAATTTACAG AAAGCAATTGATCTTGCGAGCAAGGCGGCTCAGGAGGATAAAGCTCAGAACTATGAGGAGGCGCTGCGTTTGTACCAAGCTGCTGTTCAGTACTTTCTCCATGTGGTGAAAT ATGAAGCTCAGGGGGACAAAGCGAGACAAAGCATCCGGGCGAAATGTGTGGAATACTTGGACAGAGCAGAGAAGTTGAAGGAGTATctaaagaagaaagagaaagctCCTCCTGCTAAGCCGGTCAAAgagtcccagtctgatgacaaAGG GAATGAAAGCGATGAAGGTGATGATCCAGAGAAAAAGAAGTTCCAGAACCAACTCTcag GTGCAATCGTCATGGAGAAACCAAACATCAAATGGAGTGACGTCGCTGGTTTAGAGGGAGCTAAGGAGGCCCTTAAGGAAGCCGTTATTCTCCCGATCAAATTCCCCCACCTTTtcacag GAAAGAGAACTCCTTGGAGAGGGATCTTGCTCTTCGGACCTCCCGGAACAGGAAAGTCCTATCTGGCTAAAGCCGTTGCCACAGAGGCAAACAACTCCACcttcttctccatctcctcatctGACCTTGTCTCCAAATGGCTGGGAGAGAGTGAAAA GTTGGTGAAGAATCTGTTTAGCCTTGCAAGGGAGCACAAGCCCTCTATCATCTTCATCGATGAGATTGACTCCCTGTGTGGCTCAAGAAGTGAGAACGAGAGTGAGGCTGCTCGCCGTATTAAGACAGAGTTTCTGGTTCAGATGCAAG GTGTCGGAAATGACAATGAAGGAATTCTTGTACTTGGGGCCACAAATATCCCGTGGACCCTCGACTCAGCCATCAGGAGAAG ATTTGAGAAGAGGATCTACATCCCACTGCCTGAAGAGCATGCCCGCTCCTTTATGTTCAAGCTCCACCTGGGCTCCACCCCCAGCAGTCTCTCTGATTCTGACTATGTCACTCTGGGAAAGAAGACGGACGGTTACTCAGGAGCTGATATCAGCGTCATTGTAAGAGATGCTTTGATGCAGCCTGTGCGAAAGGTCCAATCAGCAACCCACTTCAAACGG GTACGGGGTCCATCCCCAACCGACCCTGACATTGTCAAAGACGACCTCTTGACTCCCTGCTCACCAGGCGATCCCAACGCCATTGAAATGACATGGATGGAGGTCCCTGGGGAGAAGTTACTGGAACCTATAGTATGCATG CCTGACATGATGAGGTCTCTGGCCAACACAAAGCCTACAGTCAATGAGCATGATctggacaaactgaaaaaaTTCACAGAGGACTTTGGACAGGAGGGTTAG